In a genomic window of Bos mutus isolate GX-2022 unplaced genomic scaffold, NWIPB_WYAK_1.1 CTG731, whole genome shotgun sequence:
- the LOC102274555 gene encoding LOW QUALITY PROTEIN: melanoma-associated antigen B4-like (The sequence of the model RefSeq protein was modified relative to this genomic sequence to represent the inferred CDS: substituted 1 base at 1 genomic stop codon) — protein sequence MPLQSTKSPQCHPYLLSCQHSRLLFLICVIMPRRHNNKYHAHGKCHQVQGDTQEAQISAAAAPGKECPSSPSSVPQGSPPSSPAAGDHQELQGAMAASSPGAGSSCAGSDEGAQDPEEENAGGSQAAPATQSTHKDPLARKASMLVEVLLDKYTKKETITQNALLKVVSRKYRQHFPEILRRAFECMELVFGLELKEVDHSRNIYVLISKLSLGGDEGPSDEKGLPKSRLLMALLGFIFMKGNQATKEEVWEFLSVLGVYAGRKHLIFGEPRRLITKELVQKKYLKYLQVPNSDHPHYEFLWGPRACAETSKMKVLEVLAKTHDTVPSYFRDLYDEALRDXAERAGLRVAMQDPAMAEASAPPRAKSCSSSHI from the exons ATGCCCCTGCAGTCGACTAAGAGCCCACA GTGCCATCCTTACCTGCTTTCCTGCCAGCATTCTCGCCTGCTGTTCCTGATCTGTGTCATTATGCCTCGGAGGCACAACAATAAGTACCATGCCCACGGGAAATGCCACCAGGTCCAGGGGGACACTCAGGAGGCCCAGATCAGTGCTGCTGCAGCCCCAGGAAAAGAGTGCCCTTCCTCCCCCTCGTCTGTCCCTCAGggttctcccccaagctcccctgCTGCTGGCGATCACCAGGAGCTTCAGGGAGCCATGGCTGCTAGCTCTCCTGGTGCAGGATCTTCCTGTGCAGGATCTGATGAAGGAGCCCAGGACCCAGAGGAGGAAAATGCAGGTGGCTCCCAGGCAGCCCCTGCCACTCAGAGCACTCACAAAGATCCTCTGGCCAGGAAGGCTAGCATGCTGGTGGAGGTCCTGCTGGACAAGTACACCAAGAAGGAGACCATCACTCAGAATGCCCTGCTGAAGGTCGTGAGcaggaagtacag GCAGCACTTCCCTGAGATCCTCAGGAGAGCCTTTGAGTGCATGGAGCTGGTGTTTGGCCTGGAGCTGAAGGAAGTGGACCACAGCAGGAACATTTATGTCCTCATCAGCAAGCTCAGCCTCGGGGGTGACGAAGGTCCAAGTGATGAGAAGGGGCTGCCCAAATCCAGACTCCTCATGGCGCTCCTGGGGTTCATTTTCATGAAGGGGAACCAGGCCACCAAGGAGGAGGTCTGGGAATTCCTCAGTGTGTTGGGGGTCTATGCTGGGAGGAAGCACCTGATCTTTGGGGAGCCCAGAAGGCTCATCACCAAAGAGCTGGTGCAGAAGAAGTACCTGAAGTACCTCCAGGTGCCCAATAGTGATCATCCACACTATGAGTTCCTGTGGGGCCCAAGAGCTTGTGCTGAGACCAGTAAGATGAAAGTGCTGGAGGTTCTGGCCAAGACCCATGATACGGTCCCTAGTTACTTCCGAGATCTCTATGATGAGGCTCTGAGAGATTAGGCAGAGAGAGCAGGGCTGAGAGTTGCAATGCAGGATCCAGCTATGGCTGAGGCCAGTGCCCCTCCCAGGGCCAAGTCCTGCAGCTCCTCCCACATCTAA